ACACCTTAATTGATCGCTACATTAAACAAGTTATTCCTGATTTTTATGATTTACAAAATGAGCAAATCGGTAAAAATGCCAGAAATATTAATATCCAGTTTGGTCATGATAAAAGCGATTTTTCTATCGATTTTGATCAGTTATCTGATGGTGAAAAATGCTTTTTTCTCTGTGCAGCCGTCCTAGCCATGAATAAAAATATGGAATCTTTATTTTGTTTTTGGGATGAGCCAGATAATTATTTATCTATTTCAGAAATTCAACATTTCATTATAGAATTGCAGCGCAATTTTAAAGCAAAAGGACAGTTATTAATTGCTTCTCATCATACACAAACGATTGAAACTTTTCCACAAGAACATATTATTTTATTAGATAGAAAAAGTCATTTAGAACCGACATTATGGAAATGGCTTAATGAGGTTTCTGATAAACCAAAAGATTTAATTTCAGCGTTAATTCTGAATGAACTTGAATTATGAGTGTCAATAACTATCAACCTCATATTATTGTTGTTGCTGAAGATGATGCAAATCGAGACATTGCTTATGGTTTTATTGGCTCTTCTTCTATTCCTTCTTTTAATCATAGAAAAATTGCTGTTTTATCATTGAGTGATGTAGGAAAGCAAGGTTGGAAAAAGATTATTGATTGGTTTTTTGAGAAAAAATTAGAAGAAATGAGAAAGTTTCAAAAACGGATTATCATATTTTTAATTGACTTTGATAAAAAAACACAAGGAACTGAAAACCGTCTTACTTATTTTAAAAAACAAATACCAAAAGATTTACAGGAAAGAATGTTTTTACTTGGTTCTTTAAAAGAAGCTGAGGATTTAAAAAGAGAACTGGGTACAGATATTGGAGAAAATTTAGCAAAAGATTGCAAAGAAAAAACCAAAATTTATTGGGAACATTATTTATTAAAACATAATTTATCCGAACTAGAACGAATGCAACCTTTTGTTTACCCTATTCTTTTTGAATAATTTCCTAGAAATTTAAATTAATTATCCACTCCTCTCATCATGGAATCCCACCGTGTCACAACGTGAATTTCACTATACCCGTGAAGATTTTGAATTGCTTAGAAAATTGGTGAATGAACACACGGGAATTAGCCTTTCTGACCATAAGCAAGAAATGCTTTACAGTCGGTTATCGCGTCGTTTACGGGCGTTGAAACTGGACAGTTTCGCCAGTTATTATCGTTTATTACAAGGCGATTGTGGCGATGAATTAATGCAATTCATTAATGCCATGACCACCAATTTAACCGCGTTTTTCCGCGAGCCGCACCATTTTGACTATTTAAAAAATGAATTATTGCCGCGTTTAAAAACACAACACGCCATTACCCGCAAATTGCGCATTTGGTCAGCGGGCTGTGCGTCGGGAGAAGAGCCGTATTCGATTGCAATGGTGATCAAAGAAGTGATTCCGCCAGATTGGGATGTGAAAATTTTGGCGACGGATTTAGATTCTGCGGTGCTGGAAAAAGCCAAAATGGGCATTTATCTCGAAGAAAAAATAAACAATGTTCCTAAAACTTATTTAAGCCAATTTTTTAAACGCGGTACCGGCGCACAAAAAGGCAAAGTCCATATTGATCCAGAATTACAAAAAATGGTCACATTTAGACCCCTTAATTTAATCCATACGTGGCCAATGCGCGGACAATTCGACATTATTTTTTGTCGTAATGTTATTATTTATTTCGATAAAGATACCCAGACTCATTTATTTGAACGTTTCGCTAACATTCTCGTTCCCAATGGCTATTTATTCGTGGGACATTCGGAGAATTTATTTAAGCTCACAACCCGCTTTCGTTTGCTTAAACAAACCATCTATATTAAATCAGAATAAATCTAGTTTTAATATACTGAACGATACACGTCATAAAGCGACAATACCCGATTCACATAATGTCGCGTTTCTCGATAAGGTGGGATGGCATAACCGTGGCGAATCACTGCATTTTCCCCTGCATTATACCCCGCTAAAGCCAGACGTTTATCGTTTTGAAACAGCACCAATAAATCCCGTAAATAACGCGCTCCACCTTCAATATTATCTTTGGGATCGGTGCGATCTTTAACGCCATAACGCTGTGCAGTGCCTGCCATTAATTGCATTAAACCGGTCGCGCCTTTAGGTGAAACCGCATAAGGATTATAAGCCGATTCGGTGTGAATCACCGCGTGCAATAACGCCGCATCTAATTGAAAACGATTCGCCGCCTCTTGAATTAAATCCCGATATTCCGCATGACGACGGTGCAAACCTAAGCCCCGTGTCCGCGCCGTTTCTCCATCAAATAAACTGCCTTCATAAACCAAACGAAACCGATTATCATGAGGCGAATCAGAAAAGTGAATCACCCCACTATTATCCACAAATTTATAAATCCGAACCGCACTTAAATTTGACTGGCGAGAAGCGGTTAATGGCCGACTCGATTTAGTGGGAGGAATATCCGTAAAATGCACTTGTCCTTGCGCATCCACATAACGGTAAATTTCCGCGGCCATTAGAGGCAGTCCAGATAAAAATAACAGTGCGATCAATAAAATTGATATTAGATTTAATTTTAAATAATCATTACCTGTACTTTGCCAACACGAAATCATGGAAAATCCTCCTTGCCGTTATAAAAATGCCGATGTTCATATTGGATTAGTGTAAATTAATTTACGCCAATTTGCGAATGCCATCAATTCGCACCCAATCGCCCTGCACGATTGGCGGGTGCATTGTAAAATAAGGCGAATAAGCAGAAATCACTGCATCTGCTTGATCAATAAGGATTCCTGACAACACAATAAAACCACCTGCATTAATTTTACTTGCAAATGAAGCCGCTAATGCAATTAATGGCGTGGCTAAAATATTTGCCACAATGCCATCCACTTGAAGCGCAGGCAATTGCTCAGGAAAAACCGTTTCAATCGCATCGCTCACTTGGTTTTTTTCGGCATTATCCCGCGTAGCGAGAAGGGCTTGGGGATCATTATCCACTGCCCACACCTTGGCCGCGCCCAATTTAACCGCGCCAATCGCCAAAATTCCTGACCCTGAACCGTAATCAATCAGCGTTTTCCCTGCCAATTCCGGCCACGTCGCCAACCATGTCAGACAAAGAGCCGTCGTGGGATGCGTTCCCGTCCCAAAAGCAAGGCCGGGATCAAGCAACAAATAAATCGTTTCAGAATCAGTCACTTCCTGCCAACTGGGATATATCCACAACCGCTCACCAAAACACATCGGCTTAAAATCCGCCATCCAAACCCGCGTCCATTCCTGATCTTCCAACACACTAAACTCATAACGCGGCAATGGCAACGGAGCTAATTGCGCCGCTAATTGCGTCGGTAATTCATCTTGATCCACATCATCCTGCACAAATAAACCTGTCACACGAGTTTCGCGCCATAAAGGGGTAGTATTCAACGCAGGTTCATACACAGGATCATCGCCATCATCCGCACAAGTTACTGATAATGCACCAATTTCTGTTAATGCGTCAGAAATGGACTCCACCTGATCAGGATGGCTGTGTAAAGTCATTTGTAGCCAAGTCATCTTGTTTTAACACCTGAATTAAATCATGTTGCGGTAAAGTGAGTTGTGGTTTTTCTTCACGTAAAAATTTAAGCGTCACCGTGTTTTCTTGCACTTCTTGTTCACCGAGAATTAACGCCCATTTTGCGCCGCTTTTATCGGCTTTTTTAAATTGGCTTTTAAAATTCCCGCCGCCACAATGCAATAATAAACGCAATTCTGGCAGTTGTCGGCGCAATTCTTCGGCCAATAAAAAACCCGGTAATTGCGCTGAATCGCCTGCGCGAATCAAATAAATATGAGGACGAGTATCCGCGACCGTATTTTGTGAAACACGAAGTAATTCAACTAAGCGTTCTATACCCATCGCAAAACCCACCCCAGGCGTATTTTGTCCACCCAAATGAGCCACTAAACCATCATAACGCCCACCCGCACACACCGTGCCTTGCGCGCCTAACTGGTCTGTCACCCATTCAAACACCGTGCGATTGTAATAATCCAAACCGCGGACTAAACGCGGATTAACCGTAAAAACAAGGCCTGCGGCCGTTAAATAATCCTGTAATTGTGCAAAATGATCCCGTGATTCTGCGTCTAAATGATCAGCCAATTGTGGAGCCTGTGCGATTAAGGATTGCAAGGCGGGATTTTTACTGTCTAAAATCCGTAATGGATTGCTATTTAAACGGCGTTGACTGTCTTCATCTAATTGATCGTAATGATCCGATAAATAATTGACTAATTGCTCCCGATATTGCGCCCGCGCTGCATTAGAACCGAGAGAATTTAATTGTAAATGCACCTGTTCCAATCCCAACGCCTGCCAAAAACGCGCCGTCATCACAATCATTTCCGCATCAATATCAGGGCCAGCCAATCCGAAAACTTCGGCACCGATTTGATGAAATTGGCGATAACGCCCTTTTTGCGGACGTTCATGACGAAACATCGCGCCTTGATACCATAATCGCTGCGTTTGATTGTACAGCAAACCGTTTTCAATCCCCGCTCGCACACAACCGGCCGTACCTTCAGGACGCAAAGTCAAACTTTCGCCGTTACGGTCAGTAAAAGTGTACATTTCTTTTTCTACAATATCCGTCACTTCGCCAATAGAACGGGCAAATAATTCCGTTTTTTCCACAATCGGCAAACGAATTTCTTCATAACCATAACGGGTTAAAATCGTGCGCACTTCCCGTTCTAAAAACTGCCAAAAATGAATCTGTTCGGGTAATAAATCGTTCATTCCGCGAACGGCTTGAATGGTCTTAGCCAAAGATAACTCCTTATTATTCTTAAATATTCTGATTTCAGAAAAATATCAAATTAATTTACGCCATTTTGCGGCTAAAAAGGGTGCAATAGAAACAGCAACTAATGCAAGAATCATCAGATTCCCTTGCATCACATTAAAAATGCCTAACCATTCTTCAAAAGGAATCCCCATAATGATCACACCCAATAAAAATTCAAACCCCAATGTTAAAACAAACCATAACTCTCCCATTAAAAAATAATCTAACGCCCGTTTAGAACGCATAAATGGCACAACTAAAATGGCGTAAATAATAATCAAAAATGTCAAAATAAGGCCACTGATGGGCAAAGATATATCTCCCAACCAAGGCAATAACATTTTTTCCCGCAATCCCGCATTTAAAATAGCCAAACCCAATAAACCAAACCAAAACACAAAGGCTTTTACAAAAAACATAATAATATTCCTTTTAATTACGGTTTAAAAACACCACCTAAAATAGCGGAGCGTTTCGCGCCTGTGAATGGCGTTAAATCAATGGGCAAATCAGCCCAACGTTGCCACGCGAACCACGCAAAACACATCGCCTCCACCCATTGTGACGGCAAACCGTATTCAGTTGTGGATTCCAAAACAATCCCTTCAGGTAATGCGTTTTGCAATTGTCGCCACAAATTTGTATTTAAAACGCCGCCGCCACAACCCAATACCCGCGCACAATCAGGAATTTTTGAAATTTCCTGCGCAATCGATACCGCCGTTAATTCGCTCAAAGTTGCTTGTATATCAAAAGGTTGGAACGCAGACAAGGGTTTAGACAACATCATGGCGCGTTGTGCCAGCCAGTTTAAATTAAAGTAATCGCGTCCGGTGGTTTTTGGCGGCGGGTCTTGAAAATAAGGATCAGCCAACAAAATCGCCAATAAATCAGTTTGCACCGTGCCTTGAGCCGCCCACGCGCCATTTTCATCATAAGGCATACGTCGCTGCTGCCATGACCACGCATCCAACAACGCATTGGCTGGCCCCGTATCAAATCCTGACAGCGGCTGTTTACGATCTGCGGGCAAAACAGTAATATTCGCAATGCCGCCCAAATTTAACACCACTCGATTTTCCTGCGTACTTCGCAAATACGCCGCGTGCAAAGCGGGCGCAAGCGGCGCACCTTGCCCACCTGTCGCCATATCACTTTGGCGAAATTGCGCCACCACGGGAATTCCTGTGGCGTGGGCTAAACGCGCCGGGTTGCCAATTTGGCACGTATACGGCGGACGGGCTAAAGGTTGATGACAGACCGTTTGGCCGGGGTGTCCAATCGCCACCACTTGATCCGCCGCACAACAAGCATGTTGTAATAATTGTAAAACCGCATCCGCAAAACCATCCGCCGCCAATCCATCCAAGCGCGCAATTTCTGCCACATTAAGCTGATTGGGCGCGTATTGACTGACCGTTAATATCTCTTCTCGAATATTTTCCGGCCACGGACAACCTTTAGCCGCAATTAAACGCAATTGCCCCGCTTGAACCTCCACCAATACCGCATCAATACCATCGACACTTGTCCCCGACATTAGACCAATATATAAACCTGAATTCATGCCACATTAACC
The DNA window shown above is from Thioflexithrix psekupsensis and carries:
- a CDS encoding CheR family methyltransferase is translated as MSQREFHYTREDFELLRKLVNEHTGISLSDHKQEMLYSRLSRRLRALKLDSFASYYRLLQGDCGDELMQFINAMTTNLTAFFREPHHFDYLKNELLPRLKTQHAITRKLRIWSAGCASGEEPYSIAMVIKEVIPPDWDVKILATDLDSAVLEKAKMGIYLEEKINNVPKTYLSQFFKRGTGAQKGKVHIDPELQKMVTFRPLNLIHTWPMRGQFDIIFCRNVIIYFDKDTQTHLFERFANILVPNGYLFVGHSENLFKLTTRFRLLKQTIYIKSE
- a CDS encoding transglycosylase SLT domain-containing protein: MISCWQSTGNDYLKLNLISILLIALLFLSGLPLMAAEIYRYVDAQGQVHFTDIPPTKSSRPLTASRQSNLSAVRIYKFVDNSGVIHFSDSPHDNRFRLVYEGSLFDGETARTRGLGLHRRHAEYRDLIQEAANRFQLDAALLHAVIHTESAYNPYAVSPKGATGLMQLMAGTAQRYGVKDRTDPKDNIEGGARYLRDLLVLFQNDKRLALAGYNAGENAVIRHGYAIPPYRETRHYVNRVLSLYDVYRSVY
- the prmA gene encoding 50S ribosomal protein L11 methyltransferase — translated: MTWLQMTLHSHPDQVESISDALTEIGALSVTCADDGDDPVYEPALNTTPLWRETRVTGLFVQDDVDQDELPTQLAAQLAPLPLPRYEFSVLEDQEWTRVWMADFKPMCFGERLWIYPSWQEVTDSETIYLLLDPGLAFGTGTHPTTALCLTWLATWPELAGKTLIDYGSGSGILAIGAVKLGAAKVWAVDNDPQALLATRDNAEKNQVSDAIETVFPEQLPALQVDGIVANILATPLIALAASFASKINAGGFIVLSGILIDQADAVISAYSPYFTMHPPIVQGDWVRIDGIRKLA
- the hisS gene encoding histidine--tRNA ligase: MAKTIQAVRGMNDLLPEQIHFWQFLEREVRTILTRYGYEEIRLPIVEKTELFARSIGEVTDIVEKEMYTFTDRNGESLTLRPEGTAGCVRAGIENGLLYNQTQRLWYQGAMFRHERPQKGRYRQFHQIGAEVFGLAGPDIDAEMIVMTARFWQALGLEQVHLQLNSLGSNAARAQYREQLVNYLSDHYDQLDEDSQRRLNSNPLRILDSKNPALQSLIAQAPQLADHLDAESRDHFAQLQDYLTAAGLVFTVNPRLVRGLDYYNRTVFEWVTDQLGAQGTVCAGGRYDGLVAHLGGQNTPGVGFAMGIERLVELLRVSQNTVADTRPHIYLIRAGDSAQLPGFLLAEELRRQLPELRLLLHCGGGNFKSQFKKADKSGAKWALILGEQEVQENTVTLKFLREEKPQLTLPQHDLIQVLKQDDLATNDFTQPS
- a CDS encoding anhydro-N-acetylmuramic acid kinase is translated as MNSGLYIGLMSGTSVDGIDAVLVEVQAGQLRLIAAKGCPWPENIREEILTVSQYAPNQLNVAEIARLDGLAADGFADAVLQLLQHACCAADQVVAIGHPGQTVCHQPLARPPYTCQIGNPARLAHATGIPVVAQFRQSDMATGGQGAPLAPALHAAYLRSTQENRVVLNLGGIANITVLPADRKQPLSGFDTGPANALLDAWSWQQRRMPYDENGAWAAQGTVQTDLLAILLADPYFQDPPPKTTGRDYFNLNWLAQRAMMLSKPLSAFQPFDIQATLSELTAVSIAQEISKIPDCARVLGCGGGVLNTNLWRQLQNALPEGIVLESTTEYGLPSQWVEAMCFAWFAWQRWADLPIDLTPFTGAKRSAILGGVFKP